The proteins below are encoded in one region of Leptospira johnsonii:
- a CDS encoding acetyl-CoA carboxylase biotin carboxyl carrier protein subunit produces the protein MGRNILNRLFRLQWKEKEYVLDLGDSSSRLFGPEKKWESLLTHYSWSREEDGSYSLPDGSVALLRSGKLFIHTKGKTFQFAIKGRETSDAQTASLEIKSPMPGKIIKVEVKPGDSVRKGQTLAVVEAMKMEHALKAGADAKVQDVLTQPGDIVSQDQLLIKLGE, from the coding sequence TTGGGGAGAAATATCTTGAACCGTTTGTTTCGACTTCAATGGAAAGAAAAAGAATACGTATTGGATCTGGGAGATTCTTCCTCCAGACTTTTCGGTCCTGAAAAAAAATGGGAGTCCCTTCTTACACATTATTCCTGGAGCCGAGAGGAAGACGGTTCTTATTCTTTGCCTGATGGAAGTGTCGCATTACTTAGGAGCGGAAAACTTTTTATCCATACAAAGGGAAAAACATTTCAGTTCGCGATCAAAGGCAGAGAAACTTCGGATGCTCAGACCGCTTCTTTAGAGATCAAAAGCCCTATGCCAGGAAAGATCATCAAGGTAGAAGTGAAGCCAGGTGATTCCGTTCGAAAAGGACAAACGCTTGCGGTGGTAGAAGCGATGAAGATGGAACATGCATTGAAGGCTGGAGCAGATGCTAAGGTCCAAGACGTACTCACTCAACCGGGTGATATCGTTTCCCAAGACCAATTGCTGATCAAATTAGGCGAATAA